In Fundulus heteroclitus isolate FHET01 unplaced genomic scaffold, MU-UCD_Fhet_4.1 scaffold_295, whole genome shotgun sequence, a genomic segment contains:
- the LOC105919962 gene encoding ceramide-1-phosphate transfer protein: protein MVFLRRTLLLRYLLLSTTLALLLFISSFWLPQGEQRDCGSVWQPCWTHYSHTPPHPLIVGGWAESEEDAPFIKECPGQSFQAGKLLHYLRSSLAKDGEDILLEPYLLSWDQLLNFMESLGTMVSFFSQKVREKTELIRELSLKHSSEFNGKSAGSSGLQNPAAFGLNTGAYRSVRSMVEVELKEGRVNFSYRTDSGCRTLLRLHRSLLWLKMMLEGLSEGPDSGGRYKTPGELSRDAYRVALAPHHPWVLRQAAEIVFPLLPDREYFLQLVCVQKQEEATPVLRIIIHALSVVHTRTQRILEEYNMLELP, encoded by the exons ATGGTTTTCCTCAGACGGACGCTGCTGCTTCGCTACCTGCTGCTGTCGACCACACTGGCTCTTCTCCTCTTCATCAGCTCCTTTTGGCTCC CTCAGGGTGAACAAAGAGACTGCGGCTCAGtgtggcagccatgttggactCACTACAGCCACACG ccacCACACCCACTCATCGTGGGTGGATGGGCGGAGTCAGAAGAAGACGCGCCCTTCATAAAAGAATGCCCTGGACAGTCGTTTCAGGCCGGGAAGCTGCTACATTACCTCAGGTCCAGCCTGGCTAAAGATGGCGAGGACATCCTGCTGGAGCCGTACCTCCTCAGCTGGGACCAGCTACTCAA TTTCATGGAGTCTCTAGGAACGatggtcagttttttttctcagaaagtTAGAGAGAAGACAGAACTGATCCGAGAGCTGTCCCTGAAGCACAGTTCAGAGTTTAATGGGAAATCAGCCGGTTCCTCTGGACTACAAAATCCAGCAGCATTTGGGTTAAACACTGGG GCGTATCGATCGGTCCGCTCCATGGTGGAGGTGGAGCTGAAAGAGGGCCGGGTCAACTTCTCGTACCGTACAGACTCCGGCTGCAGAACTCTCCTGCGGCTGCATCGGTCCCTGCTCTGGCTGAAGATGATGCTAGAGGGTTTGTCCGAAGGACCAGACTCTGGGGGACGATACAAAACTCCGGGAGAGCTCAGCAG AGACGCCTATCGGGTAGCGTTGGCCCCCCATCATCCCTGGGTGCTCCGTCAGGCTGCAGAGATCGTCTTCCCCCTTCTTCCTGACAGGGAGTACTTCCTGCAGCTGGTGTGTGTGCAGAAGCAGGAGGAGGCCACGCCCGTGCTGCGCATAATCATCCACGCCCTGTCGGTGGTGCACACACGGACTCAGCGAATCCTAGAGGAGTACAACATGTTGGAGCTGCCCTGA
- the LOC118556292 gene encoding F-box only protein 41-like: protein MSSSELPYFCPRCGDQHRFASVPELRAHLVSRHTYETLLLLSQARVRSSGPPALLPPPEAAVSQSKTSSLGVDTHSFPLPLACLDLASSSASIQLLREMFSPPDRALPAPPCRGEGPSTALALPAPRDLFPGKRIGDVGVLGLDFRLSVDIGLEERLGLGLDHKIARTFAEVEERVNRRVGRLKAELQRREAELERKRRDRERLKREKKEVEERASYLSREVSAAMEMMERLKKNLSEKETELNERQQEMADIERFLRQTAEKEAEAKSRLQVFIETLLERADRAERQLLLLSHNHFTHNDRFEYSEPYTPSEAYSPVPGRAGRSLDGSADDIITNKMQETMGNRRSYSVSSSYRLGEQMHSHHHYSGLNEQMRTLSLGSGGWDCEGGLIHSNPSYYAPHWTPHERERLRRRERVWVGEEGWGRTWSKRNIRHHSTEEEEEEDDEDLWSSADMRQLMFARKYTPGTDTPSSVCSTPTRHHANRQPRADTLKMRAGLFCVFPYLDVRSLLRAAEVCRDWRFVARHPAVWTHLQLENARVSAEFLQTLSQWCTQTQSMNLNNLKPRSRRAHETREDYHRNTRGSVEPGVEALLRSAGGSLLHLSISQCPHILTDRTLWMASCYCRNLQTLSYRSSSDPVGQEVLWALGAGCRNISRLQVAPAHPSQQPTRFGNRCLQTIGRCWPRLCCLSVGGAGCSTQGLVAVVGTCAHLQVLELERITDLSLQVATELCKAGLKSLQTLILTHTPVSGQAILHFHSVCSNIRSIVVDISVSDYFEEPDTQEAIHLFGEILSTLKVLQTRPGLCDVLQVKAKGFS, encoded by the exons ATGTCTTCCTCGGAGCTGCCCTACTTTTGTCCCCGCTGCGGCGACCAGCATCGCTTTGCATCTGTACCTGAGCTCCGCGCACACCTGGTCAGCCGACACACCTACGAgaccctgctgctgctgtcacag GCTCGGGTCAGAAGTTCTGGACCTCCTGCTCTCCTCCCACCTCCTGAAGCAGCTGTATCCCAGAGTAAGACGTCTTCTCTGGGCGTGGACACCCACAGCTTCCCCCTGCCGTTGGCCTGCTTGGACCTTGCCTCGTCGTCTGCCTCCATCCAGCTGCTCAGGGAAATGTTCAGCCCACCAGACCGGGCTCTGCCAGCCCCTCCATGCCGGGGAGAGGGCCCCTCCACTGCTCTGGCCCTACCTGCCCCTCGGGACCTGTTTCCTGGGAAGAGAATCGGGGACGTGGGGGTCCTGGGGCTGGACTTCCGACTGTCGGTGGATATTGGGCTAGAGGAGCGACTGGGACTGGGGCTGGACCATAAAATCGCCCGGACCTTTGCAGAAGTGGAGGAGAGGGTGAACCGGCGAGTTGGACGATTGAAGGCGGAGCTACAGAGGAGGGAGGCGGAGTTGGAACGAAAGAGGCGAGACAGGGAACGGCTGAAAAGGGAGAagaaggaggtggaggagaggGCGTCCTACCTGTCCAGAGAG GTGTCAGCTGCCATGGAGATGATGGAGCGGCTCAAGAAAAATCTGTCAGAGAAAGAGACGGAGCTGAATGAGCGACAGCA GGAGATGGCCGACATCGAGCGTTTTCTGAGGCAGACAGCAGAGAAAGAAGCCGAGGCCAAATCCAGGCTGCAG GTGTTCATTGAGACGTTGTTAGAGCGAGCTGACCGAGCAGAGCGGCAGCTACTGCTGCTCAGCCACAACCACTTCACGCACAACGACAGGTTTGAATACTCAGAGCCGTATACGCCCTCAGAGGCGTACTCACCTGTACCTGGACGGGCTGGACGTAGTCTGGACGGCAGCGCTGATGACATCATCACCAACAAGATGCAGGAAACTATGGGCAACAGG agGAGCTACAGTGTTTCAAGTTCCTACCGGCTGGGAGAGCAGATGCACAGCCACCATCATTACAG cGGTCTAAATGAACAAATGCGGACCTTATCCCTGGGCTCAGGGGGCTGGGATTGTGAGGGAGGATTGATCCACTCCAACCCGTCTTACTACGCTCCACACTGGACTCCACACGAAAGAGAGAGGTTGAGACGGAGGGAGAGAGTCTG GGTCGGGGAGGAAGGATGGGGAAGAACCTGGAGCAAAAGAAACATTCGTCACCACagcactgaggaagaggaggaggaggatgacgaAGACCTGTGGAGCAGTGCTGATATGAGGCAGCTCATGTTTGCCAGGAAATACACACCTGGAACAG ACACGCCCTCCTCCGTTTGCTCCACCCCAACCCGACATCATGCCAACAGGCAGCCCAGAGCAGACACCCTGAAGATGAGGGCGGGGCTTTTCTGTGTGTTCCCATATCTGGACGTGCGCTCATTGCTGCGTGCAGCCGAAGTGTGCCGTGATTGGCGGTTTGTTGCCAGGCACCCAGCAGTTTGGACACACCTCCAACTGGAGAACGCTCGAGTGTCGGCTGAG TTCCTGCAGACTCTGTCTCAGTGGTGTACTCAAACTCAGTCTATGAACCTCAACAACCTGAAGCCCCGAAGCCGCAGGGCTCACGAGACGCGAGAGGATTACCACAGAAACACACG AGGCAGCGTGGAGCCGGGTGTGGAGGCGCTGCTGCGGTCAGCAGGGGGCAGTCTGCTCCACCTCTCCATCTCCCAGTGTCCCCACATCCTCACTGACAGGACACTGTGGATGGCCAGCTGCTACTGCAGGAACTTGCAAACGCTGTCATACAG GAGTTCCTCTGATCCGGTTGGTCAGGAGGTCCTCTGGGCCCTGGGTGCTGGCTGCAGGAACATTAGCAGACTGCAAGTTGCACCAGCACACCCCAG CCAACAGCCGACTCGTTTTGGGAACCGCTGCTTGCAGACGATTGGCAGATGTTGGCCACGCCTCTGCTGTCTCAGTGTGGGCGGGGCTGGCTGTAGCACTCAGGGATTAGTTGCTGTTG TGGGCACCTGCGCTCACCTGCAGGTGCTGGAGTTGGAGCGTATTACAGACCTCAGCCTGCAGGTGGCAACAGAGCTCTGTAAAGCTGGACTGAAGAGTCTGCAAACGCTGATCCTGACCCACACACCAGTCAGCGGTCAGGCCATCCTGCACTTCCACA GTGTGTGCAGTAACATCAGGTCCATTGTGGTGGACATCTCTGTGTCCGATTACTTTGAAGAGCCGGATACTCAGGAAGCTATACACCTGTTTGGAGAAATTCTCAGTACGCTGAAG GTTCTTCAGACCCGCCCTGGCCTTTGTGACGTCCTTCAAGTTAAAGCCAAAGGATTCTCCTGA